ATTGAGTGTCACCCAGAAATGCTCATCAGGACTGTAGGTGTCCTTGGACCAGGAGATTAAGTCCAATGAACGCTGGTCTTTGAGGACAAAGTTAGCAAACTCACGGGTGAGGGCCACATAGGCAGTGCCGAAGTAAATGGTCATATTGTGAGGAGGGGGAGCTTTTAATCTTGCTGTATTGTGCACGTAGGGATTTCTATGATTTAACAGTTCCTGGTGGACGTACTTGGTCCTTCCGATTGCGTGAGCGGGAGGCAGCACCCCTGGGGTGAGATTCTTCCCAATAAACCCTTTCAGATACTGAACTATTTCCTTGTTGGTTTTCAGGGGAAAGTCCTGCCCGCAGGTGTTGAGAACATACTTCCATGGGACCTCGGAGGCCACCAGATCTTTCATGCAGTTCAGGTCAGCCTGGAGCCGGGAGAAACCACCATAGACCACAGGTTCCATCTTAGAGGCCAGGAAGGCATTGGGGAAACAGCTTAGTAGCTGCTGGACAGCATCTTTGAAGGTCTCCGGTGCCTTCctatccacatgcacacagtagATGTTCTGGGGCATGTAAATCGCCCTGAAGAGTCTCTCAAAAGTGTCAAAATCTTTGTGGATGGTCAGTGTGAAAGCCAAAGGGAAGCCAGCTTCTTCTTCAGAGAGAGTTTCTGTTATGTAGTGATTTTGAACCCTGTACTTGGAACAGGTGAAGTTTTCCAGGGTTGTTTTCCTTCGGCTGTCTGCTGTGTAAAAACTCTCCCTACTGAATATCTGAAAACAGACTTCTGCTAAGACTGAAACATTGGCAATTGCCCTCGGGAAATGATTGTTCACCCACAATTTGCCgttgtaaataaatacaaacGTCAAGGCAGCAATAAGAGACAGACTAAAAAGACAGTAGTTCCAGGAGCCCATTTTCCAAAACCAGGAAACGAGCAAAATGTCTTTAGAGATGGGATTAGGAGCGAAGCTTCCTTTAACTTACATTTTCTCCAAGTCCGGACATCATCCCACCTGGATGCGGTTCTGATGAGCCTTGAGAAGCTTCTtggtcctttctcctctcccttccctcttcctagcttgcttatattttcatttttaattgacaGACTTCCGTAGCAGCTCCATTGCCCAGCCTCCAACCAACTTACAACCAATTACTACACAAAATTGCCCCACCCCAGGGAGGATCCTGGGGCCAGTGACCTTACCTGTCCCCACAGGAAAATCACTATCAGTGATCTTTGCTCGATGCATTGCTCTGAGACTCTGAGCCAAGCCTCTTCTCTCAGTAAAAGGCTGGTGGTAACTGCCTGCTCTCTGGGCTTCCTGTTAATCATTGCATTCAAATGACTGCGTTTGTTTGCTTAACCAGCTTGGCCCAGCTAAACGCTTGAGTTTGGAGCATGTGAACACTGCCTGGAGAGACTCtgtcaattaaaaaagaaaaaaaaatgtcatgctTGACAATCAATTGCATAACCCGGTCATTTTTCACCCATACTCCACGCCCCTTTCCTCACTGGCTGGGCTTGCTCTAAAGGAAAGTGGATGACTGCCTGCGGAGCCAAATTCTTTCCTGAGCTTAATTTTCTGTGCTGCTAGGGAAGGTCCTTAAAAAGGCATACTAACTCCTCCTCAGACCTCACCATCTGACTCACACGAAGCAACTGGGACATTCTGAATAAAGGCTAAttgttcaaaacaaacaaacaaaccaacaccaAAGAACCAACAGTTTCCCATCACCCCCAAATTCCCTGGAAGCTAAAGTGATTGAATGTCAAATTTGTTCTGTGTTCCCCCACACAGGTTACAGGTGGAGTGCTCTGATGTCCAGAGAAGAGAGGAGCCAAGTCAGTTTTAAATAGTACAGGCGTAGAGACTTTCCGATTCGGAAgctttggttatttatttactgcccaggctgacctctaatgACTGACCTCAACTGATTTTTCCCTCCTTGGACTCTTCAGTTTTACCgggaaactgaggctcctttTTGAGGTTCTTAGTCTCCTTCATAGAAGAATTTAGAAATGGACTCAGAGACCggtgggtggtggcacatgcttttaatcccagcacttgggatgcagaggcaggtggatgtctgtgagtttgaggtcagcctagttgACAAAGCAagtagttctaggacagctagggttacaaagagaaaacctgtctcaaaacaaaacaaaacaaaacaaaaaccaataaaacaaaaggaaaaggctCAGAAAGAAACACCAGGACTACTTCATTGTGTTTAAGAGAAGAACACAGTATAGGTTAGGTGAGAATCCCAGCAGCTGCCGGGAGGAGGGGACAGTGTGGGGGCATCTCACCTTTTAAGTCAAGCTTAGAGtggacagcaacagaaaaggagaatGCATGCCCAAGAATGGATGTGGGCTAGGGAGCTG
This sequence is a window from Peromyscus eremicus chromosome 5, PerEre_H2_v1, whole genome shotgun sequence. Protein-coding genes within it:
- the LOC131910743 gene encoding N-acetyllactosaminide beta-1,6-N-acetylglucosaminyl-transferase-like — translated: MGSWNYCLFSLSLIAALTFVFIYNGKLWVNNHFPRAIANVSVLAEVCFQIFSRESFYTADSRRKTTLENFTCSKYRVQNHYITETLSEEEAGFPLAFTLTIHKDFDTFERLFRAIYMPQNIYCVHVDRKAPETFKDAVQQLLSCFPNAFLASKMEPVVYGGFSRLQADLNCMKDLVASEVPWKYVLNTCGQDFPLKTNKEIVQYLKGFIGKNLTPGVLPPAHAIGRTKYVHQELLNHRNPYVHNTARLKAPPPHNMTIYFGTAYVALTREFANFVLKDQRSLDLISWSKDTYSPDEHFWVTLNRIPGSRREQLKERQIGFSSQFEEEQSVLHGSEGVAAGV